TAGCCTAAATCGGACAGGCGTTCCTGAAGACCGGGACAGCGGACAATCCATTTATTCATTTTGCGGTAAGCGGCAATGCCCGTAAGTTCGGGAGAATAAAGCTGTGCCAGTTCCATACGACCGTAAGCACGTATTTTGAATTCTATCATGACAAATAAGTTTCTGTTTTACAGTCACAAAAGTAACAAAATATATTCACATTACCTACGTTTTACCAGGGAATAACAGACTATAACTGACAACAATTGCACATTACCGACTGTCACTGTACACAACCGATTTTTCCGAGTTACAGTATGCTATCTTTGTGTCATCGAAAGGGAGAAATCCTCACGAAAGTATGTTTAACTCTTTAAAATTATTATTTTATGATTCGTTACAAAATCTATCAGAACCAGCAAAAGAAAGGCTTGAATGCGGGCAAGTGGTTCGCCCGGGCGGTAAGCGACGAGACTTTCGATCTTTCCAAACTTGCCGAACATATGTCAAAGCACAATTCACCGTATTCTAGTGGGGTGATCAAAGGCGTGCTTACTGATATGGTGGACTGCATCAAGGAACTGCTGCTCGACGGCAAAAGTGTGAAAATTGATGATCTAGCCATCTTCGGTGTAGGAATCCGAAGCAAGGCTGCCGAAACACTGGAAGAGTTCTCATTGGAGAAGAACATCACAGGTATGCGACTCAAAGCACGTGCCACAGGAAACTTATCGACAACCAACCTGAAACTCGACAGCCAGCTGAAACAACAGGCAGAGTATCAGAAACCGACAACGCCCGGAGGAGGAGGCTCCGGTTCAGGCAATACCCCTGATCCGAAACCTAATCCGGACGAAGGAGACGAAGAGGCACCGGACCCGACTGTTTAATTCGTAATCTGAACCCTGCCAAAGTCTTTAGCTTATCCCAGCTAAAGACTCATTAAAAATCAATATTTTTTTCATTTAAAACCAAAAGCTATGAGTAATTCATCATCACGATCCGTATGGAGTTTCATTATCAAAGTAATCATCACTGTCGCTACTGCCGTAGGTGGTTTAATAGGAGTACAAAGCTGTATGTAAACTTATGCGGACCATCACACTGATTATCATTCATTGCAGTGCCACGCCGGAGGGAAAATCCCTCTCGGCGGAGGCTTGCCGGCAGGATCATATCCGACATCGGGGATTCCGTGACATCGATTACCATTTCTACATCACACGTGATGGGGAAATACATCCGGGACGACCGTTAGAGAAGATCGGAGCACATTGCCGGAATCATAACGCACATTCCATAGGAATCTGTTACGAAGGAGGACTGGATGCGGAAGGACAAGCGAAAGACACACGTACGCTGGCGCAACGAGGGGCGCTGTTAGCTCTACTCCGTGAGCTAAAGAAAAAATTTCCAGAAGCGTTGATTGTAGGACATCATGATTTAAATCCGATGAAGGAATGTCCGTGTTACCCTTGCGTAGAAGAATACAGGGAATTGTAGGTTAGTAAAATCAATCACAACTATCAAGCTCTTCAATGATTTGTCCCGACCACAAACTGCCGGGACAAATCTTTTATTATTTTACCATCTGCGTTTTTTTGCATTCTACATTTTTATACTTTTTCAATCTTCCAATCTCCCAATGTACAACTCTCACTATCAAAGTTGACCGCTACCTTCACTATCGGCAATCCGCACAGAGCAAAACGTTCGGGATAATTCTTCAGGTTAATCTGCTCCATGGCGACAGTCGCATTCTTATCCAGTTTCAGTTCAAAGGTATACAACGTAGTTTTAGTACGAAGCACCATATCCACCCGTCCACGCGGAGTACGTACTTCAACATCTACATAGAAACCCAACAGGCTGAATATGATATAGAATATCTGCTGATAATGACCTTCGTATTTCGTATTATCACACTGGGGAATGGTGGATAAGAATTCCTGTAAGCGACGTAATGCCGCATCCATATCACCATTCCGAATATCACGGGAAAGATAAGCCACCATGGTATTCGTTTTTTCTGTAGGCGAAGATACATAATGAGGCAACAAGCTTTTCATTAATCCTATT
This sequence is a window from Bacteroides thetaiotaomicron VPI-5482. Protein-coding genes within it:
- a CDS encoding DNA-binding protein, yielding MIRYKIYQNQQKKGLNAGKWFARAVSDETFDLSKLAEHMSKHNSPYSSGVIKGVLTDMVDCIKELLLDGKSVKIDDLAIFGVGIRSKAAETLEEFSLEKNITGMRLKARATGNLSTTNLKLDSQLKQQAEYQKPTTPGGGGSGSGNTPDPKPNPDEGDEEAPDPTV
- a CDS encoding DUF4248 domain-containing protein gives rise to the protein MIEFKIRAYGRMELAQLYSPELTGIAAYRKMNKWIVRCPGLQERLSDLGYQPQHRSYTPLEVRAIVDALGEP
- a CDS encoding N-acetylmuramoyl-L-alanine amidase, which encodes MRTITLIIIHCSATPEGKSLSAEACRQDHIRHRGFRDIDYHFYITRDGEIHPGRPLEKIGAHCRNHNAHSIGICYEGGLDAEGQAKDTRTLAQRGALLALLRELKKKFPEALIVGHHDLNPMKECPCYPCVEEYREL
- a CDS encoding smalltalk protein, with the translated sequence MSNSSSRSVWSFIIKVIITVATAVGGLIGVQSCM